The stretch of DNA GCAGGGCCGGCTCGGGCCCTTCGAGGTGTCCGCGCTAGGGCGAGGCGCTGCCCGCCGTTAGGGGTCAGCTCCGCGGTCCCGTTCTGCGAGGCCCCGTTCTGCGAGTCCGGGCCCTCCGCTCCGCTGGGTGCGAACCGCCGCCATGAGCCGCCCGCACCGCGCCCGAGCGGGACCATCGCGCCCTCCCCTTTGCGGCCGGGCAGCGGTGGGGCGGGGCCGCTTGGGGTAGCCaagggccgggccgggccgggccgtgcTGCTTCAGCCGCTGGCCGGCAGCCGGGTGCGGGGCAACGCCGGCGGGAGGAGCCAGCCCGGCCCGGTAGGCCCGCCCGCGGCGGGGAGGTTGGGGGGAACCGTTTTGGGGCGCcgggctggagctgggatgcagctgGTGGATGCGGAGCGTGCGCGGCCGTAAATGGTGGGGTCGTGCCCGAAGCGGTGACAACAACGCTTGGAGCCGCGCTGGGTCCCGCTGGGGATCGCGGGCGCGTTCGCCGCGGGCAGTGCCCGGTTTGTGCATCCCGGGCAGCCCCGAGCCCGCCTGTCCGCGCGGAAACGCGATGAGGTCCTCCGCTCCCCATGACGGGGAGATATGCCTCCAGCTCGCCGCATTCGTGAAAGGGAGTGCTGTGTGGTGCTTGCTGGGAAGTAACGCCAGCAAGGGGAAAGGTAGCGACTTGTGACTCGCGTTGTGCGCAGGACTACAAGCTGTTTTGTAGGAGCTGTGAAATCGTGTCCCTCAGGAGGCCTCGGTAGCGTGTGCATCTCGCCCCTCCCCAGAACGGTGCTGAGAACAGTTTCATCAACAGCTTGGTGCGTTCTGGTGTCGTCAAGGACAGTTTTTCTTGATCTAGAGCTAGGAAAtcttaaaatgcctttttcccttttcctcttggttaatttttttttttgttttgtgttttatttgtacAATCTCTTGAATAATTTGTGTTGTAGGAACTAATACTTTGACAATGACACCTAGCGAGCCTTAGTTTGTCACTGTTGCTTAGAGACTTAGTCCCAGTGTGTGCGAACAAAGATAGTAACAGATATTGCATATTAGGGGTTTTTACCTGTAGTAAAGCTTTTGAcactaaaaatgtatttaaattttatttccagttctgtAGTTGTTTTTACTTGGTTTGTAATTGTATGTTGTTGATAGTTTGGTGGGTTAAATATATTGCACTGTTAACACTTGTGCTTGTGATTAACTTATAGTTTTCAAGGTAGCTATAAGAAATTAACTTCTGACTTTTCCATCATGATGTATTGTTCATCTTCATGTTAACAAGAGTGATGAAAATGTGAGCTTTGGGCAGGTTTAGTCTTGGTGAATTACAGTTTATAGCTTTATCCAGTTTCTTCCTTGCGTGCTGATCTCAATGGCCTGGCTTACAGATTCCTGCTCACTTTCATTCCCTGCTTGTTTGCATGGTTCTTGGTTGTGGAAGGTGTATGTGAAGGCTGGTCACATGCAGAAACAGTGATAAAACAGGGCTGTATGGTTCTCTCTAGTACTTGGTTCTTTTCTCTAGTACTTTGAGGCTTTTAGAAGGTTTAAGTGGGAAGTACCTCTGTGCATAAGGTCTCTTGCAAAGTTTGTAGGTTGCTTAATTTAACTTTTGATTGGGCCCTGAGAGGTGTAATTAAAGAAAGCAGCCCATCAGACTGCCCAGGGAACTGGTCTAACGCAGTGGGTTTAACCGATGTTATCTATGGGTTACTGGGGATCCCCTTCATCAAGACCTATAGGTTCAAGGAAGAcgaaacacacacaaacatttctgaagtgtGTGTGTTTACAGTATTCAAAGGGAAGCACATTTAGAATTTGACATACAAATATGCACATGGTGGGGTgttgagcaacctggtttggtggaaggtgtccctgcccatggcagggggttggaactggatgagctttaaggtcccttccaacccaaatcattctatggttctaagCTTTTTCCAGGTGAACACCATGATCAGAATTTGTTCTCCTGTGTTCGATTACTCTCTGTGTATAATTTGTTCTAGACCATAGAATTGCAGCGTGTCATCATGAGTCTCCCACCTATGGGTAGTGGGGAAAAATTACAGCAGTGCTCAGTTCTCACAGAGACCTTACCATTTGAATCCCCTTGTAACAAGCTCATGTGGTGTCACTTCCCCAGAACCTCTATTTGATTTGTCACAGatcaaataaacttttaaacttttcatCTAAGCTGGAATGCCTTACATTAGGGAAATAAAGCCAGAAGATACAAACATTCCTCTCGTATCTCTACAGTATCAGTTAAGGTCCAGCATTGAAACCACTGTatgttgtcttttttccccaaagacgGGAACTGGATATCTCTAGTCCAAGAAGCCTGAGATGAAGGAAGAGACTTCGGAGGGGTGAGATAATGCTGTTATTGGGCATGTGAGACTCATAAAATCAGTGACTGAATACTGAACCTTAGATACTTGGTGTTTTTCTAGCTCTAGACTGGGGAGAGAGGTGCTTCTGTAGAAGAATTTGAAATTGCCAgtcttacatttttaatgttaaggGATAACTTTATTTTACATGTTAGAATCTCTTAGTTCCTTTGCTGCATGCCCTGAACAGCACGTCTTGCAAAAGCATGCACAGTATGCTGCTTTGAGGTATCTAGTCCAAGTATAAGTAAATTTGTGGGTGAAATGATGCTAAATATGGGAAGCTTGCCTATTGCCTAAATATTCCCATGTCAAATAGCAAGGAGATTAAGGATGAGGTTTATTTTGAGAGCTTTATATATATGTGACAGATACAGAGCTGGTGTACTTGCAGGGAAGCACTTAAGGTGGTTGAGAATTTTACTGTGCAACGGAAACCAATTTTGGATAACATTTAACTTCACTTAGGAAGGTAAGGCTTATATTTTCAAACTggagtgtttattttttctggtaGTACTAGTAATTTCTTTTGCATAGGAAGGAGGAGAGTTAGGAGGTGCACCTATAACACGTTAAGAAATGCGGTACTTTTACTGGGTCTGTTGAATGCTTGAGCAAGGTGCTTGGTCAGGCAGGTCTCAACTTTTGTCTGGGGATGTTTGTGTCGTGGTTTcagcccagccggtaactcggaaccatgcagttgctcgctcactcccccccagctcccagaaggatggggaggagaatcaaaagaatgtaagcCCCACAGGTTTAGAtataagaacagtccaataactaaagtataatacaaaactactactactaccactaataataataataatgataagggaaataacaaggggagagaatacaattgctcaccacccgctaatacccagcctgacctgagcagcaatctgggaCTTCTCTGtgactcctcccagtttatatactgggcacgacgtgctgtggtatggaataccccttcggctagtttgggtcaggtgtcctgtctctgcttcctcccggcttcccgtgcccctccacactggcagagcatgagactgaaaacgtccttgatcagagtaaacattacttagcaaaaactaaaaacattggtgtgttatcagcacctTTCTCTGGCtgaagtcgaaaacacagcactgcaccagctactaagaaggagaaaaataactgttacagctgaacccaggacagtttgAAAGGACAAAACTTCAGTGTTAACTCCACTGACTGTAAAACTTCATCAACAAGGGTGCCTCTTCAAGTTACTGGAAATGTTTGAGCTCCCAGATGTTAAAGTTAATTCTCAAATTcaatctttttaatttcttatttggGAAATTCGataaaatgtttgggttttcttttctggtatCTTCACAAATGGTTTAGTTCAGGAAGCTGAAGCAATGGAAGCACTTTACAAGCCTTAGTAACAGAGTAATGAAGAGTCACTGTCCTGTCCTGGGGAACAAAGCAGTGCAGTGATCTCTGAGCTGTGGTTTTCCTTGCTACtggttttcaattttttaaaattatacagtAAACATGGTCACTGAGAAGGTCATATCcggaggatttttttttttaattttttttttcccccctttaaaAATGGTTGGTTTCTCATCTCACTAAATACATAGCAACTTAAAATTCAGCCTTAGAATTGTTCCATTGTGCTCACAGTTGTTACACCCAGTGATCTGGGTGGAGTATTTTGTAaatgcagtattaaaaaaacaaaacaaaacaaaaaaaaccccaaacaaccaccAACAACAAACTTTGAGGATTTAGTGTATCTTTATTCATCACCCTCGCAGTTTCCAGTAGGTAAATTCCACTTCACAATAATTACAGAACAACTTCACTTGTTAAATCTGCATCTTGTAAAAGTGTCTGTTGTATGTAGCACAACAGATATTCTCCATGTAACATATCCACAGTTTGCAttacatggggtttttttgctgtcatttgtATCTGGTTTCTTTTGAGGCTTCTTTGTAAGTCAAGCAAATCTGTAtgcaaagggaaataaaatgtgtCTGAGTactcattcttttttctctgttctgttgCAGAAATGAGCCGTCAGACTGCTACAGCTCTACCCACAGGTACTTCAAAGTGTACACCATCACAGAGGGTGCCTGCACTGACAGGCACTACAGCTTCCAATAATGACTTGGCTAGTCTCTTTGAGTGTCCTGTGTGTTTTGACTATGTGCTGCCACCAATTCTTCAGTGTCAGAGTGGCCATCTTGTTTGTAGCAACTGTCGCCCCAAACTTACGTGCTGTCCAACCTGCCGAGGCCCGCTGGGCTCCATTCGTAACCTGGCTATGGAGAAAGTTGCTAATTCTGTACTATTCCCATGTAAATATGCCTCTTCCGGATGCGAGATAACTTtgccacacacagaaaaagcagaccATGAGGAGCTGTGTGAGTTTAGGCCTTATTCCTGTCCATGTCCCGGTGCTTCATGTAAATGGCAAGGTTCTCTGGATGCTGTAATGCCACACCTGATGCATCAACATAAGTCCATTACAACACTTCAGGGAGAAGATATAGTGTTTCTTGCTACAGACATTAATCTTCCTGGTGCTGTAGACTGGGTTATGATGCAGTCTTGTTTTGGCTTTCATTTCATGTTAGTATTGGAGAAACAGGAGAAGTATGATGGTCATCAGCAGTTCTTTGCAATTGTACAGCTGATAGGAACCCGCAAGCAAGCAGAAAACTTTGCTTATCGACTGGAGTTAAATGGTCATAGACGGCGATTGACTTGGGAAGCAACTCCTCGATCTATCCATGAGGGAATTGCAACAGCCATTATGAATAGTGACTGTCTAGTCTTTGACACCAGCATTGCACAGCTCTTTGCAGAAAATGGCAATTTAGGCATCAATGTAACTATATCCATGTGTTGAAATGGCAATCCAACCTTTTGAGGCCAGTGTTTAAACCGTTGCATTTAATTTAGCCGAAACTAGGGTAACCATCTTTGACTGTCAGACAAATTAGTTGGTGGATGGAGGGTAGACATGTGAAggtaaataaaaggaaaggctGTTAAATTAGAGGAAGCAGTTGCATGTAGTAACactaacatatttaaaataagtcaACAGTAAACcactgaaaatatatatacacccaAAATGGGCATCTTTTGTATTAAGAATTGATTCTACAGGAAATGTtgtaaaataattctaaaaacTTGTTTGTAGATTGATTGTACTGTTGAAAAGGGTACTGTTTcgtgtttttgtttgtgggttttttccctcccctctttgACTGACAAGCCATGTTGAGTGATCTGGTCTCTGGCtactgccccccccccctttgtaAGTCACTACATAgtattgctgctgtttgtgtatattttctgtgtatttgctaatttttattaacttctagtttttcattaaataaatattactttcttttctgtaattcaggtttttctcccctttttttttttgtatctttttaaaattaattaccGGTGTCATCTTTTGATATGCATAATTGCTATGGTAAAACttctatttctgtatgtttggTAAATTTTGTCTCTTTCCAGTAGTCAATTCATTGGTGATGCTGTTCTTAATTGAGCTATTTTGTGAGTGTACCGAATTTGAAAGAAGTACTTCTATTGAAAGACATATCAGGAAAGAAAGCTCCTCTAAAAACATGTCAAGATGATGTTGTACTTTGAGTTATCTTCTACCAAAAAGGAACAATTACTAAGAATTTTATGAATTTAAACAAACTAATTCACGCTTCAAATTTAGAGATGCTTAGAAACTTGATTGCAtccttgtatttgttttcagtacAAAGAAGGTATTGTTTTATGCAGTATTTGTAATATTAAACCCAGaccatttgttaaaaaaaaaaaaaaaaaaaaaaggcagtcaGATTGAGatgttttcagtctttttataTTTGTCATTAAAAGAATACCTggcaaattaaaaccaaaatcccaaCCCAACTTTTGCTTTTTGCGTTAGCTCAAAGTTTGACACATTGACGCTCTTGTCTTCACGGCTTTTGGTTGTTACTGAAGGAACTGTCTTGAACTGATTTCTGTATATTAGTGACATGATGGATGTTACAATGCAAACAGTCTCTTACAGGTGTGACTCCCCAGCCAGAAAGGCTTTTGAAGGATATTGGGCTTTACACAGACCGTCTGTATGTGAAAGATTGAACCATGAATGTATACGGTATTTGTGTTCCAAACCATAGACACAGAGACTAAGgtgaaaagctgtttgaaagAGATCTTTGTCAAACCTGGTGATAGTGGACATGTGGTTGGGGAGCTAGGCTGGCTAATAACTACTTTTGTAACccattaaaatacagtttatttacTGTGCGCTATCTTAACTTTCTTGTCAGAGGTTGATTTATTAAGACAACTCTTGTTCTTACTATTTTGATGCATGATGAGGTAAGTAGTTCTATGGGTAAGGAACATAAAATCCATCTGGTTGGATTAATAAAATACTACAGAAATAGTTGGCTTCATGTAGTAAGTTTCACTTAAAATCTGATATTTAGGCTGTTGGAACTGCACacaaatttgatttaaaagatgtaCTGGTGCCTTGTGACAGTAGATAAATGCTTTAGAAATCCTGCAATCTAGCATCTTTTTCCTTATGAATATACAACTAATTATTTGCAGTCTTCTAAATTCAGTAATTGCTCTCACCTAATTAAGCTTGTTTACATTTACCTCTGGTTTGTCTCCTGGTCTTTGACAGAAACTTGGTTAACTATTTTTCGGTATTTTGAGGGATACACTGATTTGTGTGTGATCAGCTGCCTGGCACTGGCATTTGCTTGCTGAGGTCAGCTTGTTTCCAGCTCTCCAGTCTTGTTAAGAAATCTGTATAGAACAACGGATGTCCATCAGATGGAATGATTAGAGATTATCCTTAGGCCCAGATCCTCAAAAGTATTAGAAGCCTGTTGAGAGGAGATCTACTGAAAGAGTTTGAGGATATGGTGAGTTAACGATACTGTTAGatatggaaatggaaaatgtacTAGAAGTCTGTACAGTTTACTACCTTATCTAAAATAAATGGTGTATTAAAGTCTGGCATTGTCTTAACATTagctatttattttagaaagcattGTTTTACTTTGCTGTATTGGGAGTGAGTATTCACATTTGTCTTTAATAGATGAGATGAAATGCAGTAGATCTTGTGTTTGTCTGCTAGCCctgctgctgttggtttttgttgctgttggagggggaaaaaaaaaaagccttaaaaggaaaatgtttgaCAAACGTGGACGTTAATGTTTGGGTTCTGTTTGACATTTCTTGATAGTTGTTGTTTGCAGTAGTGCTTTAAAATTGCAGCAGGTGAAGCAGTGCATTAGTGACGTTCCTTTGTGGTGTTTCACCAATTGTCTAGTTTCTTTGCACATTCAGTGTTCAAGTATTTTGTAAGGCAGAAGGTATTCTGAGACTCGGTGGTTGTTACCTCTTACCCTTGGAACGTGGCTAGTGAATGACTAAAGTAGAATTCTTAAAAACCCCTTTTGTTTCActaatttataattttattagaTTAAGTTTTTGGTGAcagttgtaaaatattttgtaatcaAGTACAGAAATACCCACTGAATTCATTACTATGGTGCTGTTATGTTTGAGGTAAATCAGCTTTCTGtctacagaaatg from Strigops habroptila isolate Jane chromosome W, bStrHab1.2.pri, whole genome shotgun sequence encodes:
- the LOC115619097 gene encoding E3 ubiquitin-protein ligase SIAH1, whose product is MSRQTATALPTGTSKCTPSQRVPALTGTTASNNDLASLFECPVCFDYVLPPILQCQSGHLVCSNCRPKLTCCPTCRGPLGSIRNLAMEKVANSVLFPCKYASSGCEITLPHTEKADHEELCEFRPYSCPCPGASCKWQGSLDAVMPHLMHQHKSITTLQGEDIVFLATDINLPGAVDWVMMQSCFGFHFMLVLEKQEKYDGHQQFFAIVQLIGTRKQAENFAYRLELNGHRRRLTWEATPRSIHEGIATAIMNSDCLVFDTSIAQLFAENGNLGINVTISMC